In Rosa chinensis cultivar Old Blush chromosome 1, RchiOBHm-V2, whole genome shotgun sequence, a genomic segment contains:
- the LOC112182086 gene encoding protein LEAD-SENSITIVE 1, with protein MGLLSNKVERDEIKPGDHIYTYRAVFTYSHHGIYLGGSKVVHFTPEKKPSSSTGKSYDSMSCPTFPDCGFRQPNSGVVLSCLDCFLRNGSIYCFEYGVTPSIFLSKVRGGTCTTATSDSPESVIHRAMYLLQNGFGNYDVFQNNCEDFAMYCKTGLLIMDKQGVGRSGQAASVIGAPLAAMLSSPLTLLMPGPVGVATATAGMYCMSRYSTDIGVRTDVIKVAVEDLAVNLGWTTHHEEEAKDSEAPLIQL; from the exons atgggtctGCTCAGTAACAAAGTTGAGAGGGATGAGATCAAGCCAGGAGATCACATCTACACTTACAGAGCTGTCTTCACCTACTCTCACCATG GTATTTATCTCGGAGGAAGCAAGGTGGTGCATTTTACACCTGAGAAAAAGCCTAGTTCAAGCACTGGCAAATCTTATGATTCAATGTCCTGTCCCACCTTTCCTGACTGTGGATTCAGGCAACCCAATAGTGGTGTTGTCCTTTCATGCCTCGATTGCTTCCTGAGAAATGGATCCATTTACTGCTTTGAATATGGGGTTACCCCTTCAATTTTCCTATCCAAAGTACGGGGTGGCACATGCACCACTGCCACATCTGACTCCCCTGAATCTGTTATCCACCGTGCTATGTATCTTCTTCAGAATGGATTTGGCAATTACGACGTCTTTCAAAATAACTGTGAGGATTTTGCAATGTATTGCAAAACTGGTCTCCTGATAATGGATAAGCAGGGAGTCGGAAGAAGTGGCCAAGCTGCTTCCGTTATTGGTGCCCCACTGGCGGCCATGCTTTCATCTCCTCTAACGTTGTTGATGCCAGGCCCAGTTGGTGTTGCTACCGCAACAGCCGGGATGTACTGTATGAGCAGGTATTCAACTGACATTGGTGTCCGAACTGATGTGATCAAGGTGGCCGTGGAGGATTTGGCTGTGAATTTGGGGTGGACAACTCACCATGAGGAAGAGGCCAAGGATAGTGAAGCTCCTTTGATACAGCTGTGA
- the LOC112182084 gene encoding bifunctional fucokinase/fucose pyrophosphorylase, with translation MEPRFARTKQKSDVAAVLRKSWYRLRLSVRHPSRAATWDAIVLTAASPEQAQLYHWQLHRAKRMGRIAPSTVTLAVPDPLGQRIGSGAATLHAIRALALHYRKLRDPNSQVERSGDGEVEDDDVVEMVSYIAKRHILLLHAGGDSKRVPWANPMGKVFLPLPYLAADDPDGPVPLLFDHILAIASCARQAFKNEGGMFTMTGDVLPCFDASNLVLPEDTSCIITVPITLDIASNHGVVVASKSGNVENNVNLVDNLLQKPSVEELVKHNAILDDGRALLDTGLIAVRGKGWEELVTLACSCQPMISELLKTKKEMSLYEDLVAAWVPAKHDWLRLRPSGKELVSRLGKQKMYSYCAYDLSFLHFGTSSEVLDHLSGAGSGLVSRRHLCSIPATTLSDIAASAVILASKIAPAISIGEDSLIYDSTISSGMHIGSLSIVVGINVPDIRGNAAENPFRFILPDRHCLWEVPLVGCTGKVIVYCGLHDNPKISLSKDGTFCGKPWRKVLYDLGIEENDLWSSTGNQEKCLWNAKIFPILSYFEMLSVATWLMGLSDKKSEELLLLWRSSSRVSLEELHRSIDFSKMCTGSINHQADLAAAVAKSCINYGMLGCNLYRLCEEILQMENVGVKICNDFLDLCPTLLEQNSKILPKSRAYQVQVDLLRACSNETAACKLENKVWSAVADETASAVKYGFKEHLSDAPINIPPPACKNNDFNGSVDDFFNPRRVKVELPVRVDFVGGWSDTPPWSLERAGCVLNMAISLEGSLPIGTIIETTKATGVFVSDDAGNELHIEDLTSIATPFDHSDPFRLVKSALLVTGIIHENVLASVGLKITTWAHVPRGSGLGTSSILAAAVVKALLQITDGDESNENVARLVLVLEQLMGTGGGWQDQIGGLYPGIKFTASFPGIPLRLQVIPLLASPPLVSELQQRLLVVFTGQVRLAHQVLQKVVIRYLRRDNLLVSSIKRLAELAKIGREALMNCDIDDLGDIMLEAWRLHQELDPYCSNEFVDRLFEFAHPYCSGYKLVGAGGGGFALLLAKDAEHAEKLTHLLEKDSYFNVKVYNWNVSLDK, from the exons ATGGAACCCCGATTCGCGCGGACCAAACAGAAATCCGACGTGGCAGCCGTCCTCCGCAAATCATGGTACCGTCTCCGCCTCTCCGTCCGTCACCCCTCCCGCGCCGCCACGTGGGACGCCATCGTCCTCACGGCCGCCAGCCCCGAGCAAGCCCAGCTCTACCACTGGCAGCTCCACCGCGCCAAGCGTATGGGCCGCATCGCCCCCTCCACCGTCACCCTCGCAGTCCCCGATCCCCTCGGCCAGCGCATCGGCTCCGGCGCCGCCACTCTCCACGCCATTCGCGCCCTCGCCCTCCATTACCGCAAATTAAGGGACCCAAACTCCCAG GTGGAGCGAAGTGGAGATGGTGAAGTGGAGGATGATGATGTTGTGGAAATGGTTAGCTACATTGCGAAAAGGCATATATTGTTGCTTCATGCTGGAGGGGATTCTAAAAGGGTACCGTGGGCGAATCCCATGGGGAAAGTTTTCCTGCCACTTCCTTATCTGGCAGCTGATGACCCTGATGGGCCGGTCCCGctgcttttcgatcacatacTTGCAATTGCTTCTTGTGCAAGACAAGCTTTTAAAAATGAAG GTGGAATGTTTACTATGACTGGAGACGTACTTCCATGTTTTGATGCCTCCAATTTGGTGCTTCCAGAGGACACATCCTGTATCATCACAGTTCCTATCACCCTCGATATTGCGTCTAACCACGGTGTTGTTGTGGCATCTAAGAGTGGAAATGTTGAAAATAATGTCAATCTAGTTGATAACCTCTTACAAAAACCTAGTGTAGAGGAACTTGTTAAGCACAATGCAATTCTTGACGATGGCAGAGCACTTCTTGATACTGGATTAATAGCGGTTAGAGGTAAAGGGTGGGAGGAGCTTGTTACACTTGCTTGTTCCTGCCAGCCAATGATTTCAGAACTTCTGAAGACCAAAAAGGAG ATGAGTTTATATGAAGATCTTGTAGCAGCTTGGGTACCTGCAAAGCATGACTGGTTGCGGCTACGCCCCTCAGGCAAAGAACTTGTCAGCAGATTAGGAAAGCAGAAGATGTACAGCTACTGTGCTT ATGATTTGTCGTTCTTACATTTTGGAACCTCCAGTGAAGTTTTGGATCATCTGAGTGGAGCTGGTTCGGGACTGGTGAGTCGAAGACACCTTTGTTCTATCCCGGCAACCACTCTATCTGACATAGCAGCATCTGCTGTTATTCTTGCTAGCAAAATTGCACCTGCCATCTCAATTGGGGAAGATTCTCTTATATATGACTCAACCATTTCCAGTGGGATGCATATTGGTTCCTTGTCCATAGTTGTTGGTATTAATGTTCCAGACATACGTGGTAATGCAGCAGAAAATCCATTTAGGTTCATACTTCCGGATCGTCATTGTCTTTGGGAGGTTCCCTTAGTAGGATGCACTGGAAAAGTAATAGTGTATTGTGGCCTTCATGACAACCCCAAAATTTCACTCTCTAAAGACGGAACTTTTTGTGGGAAGCCCTGGAGGAAGGTCTTGTATGATTTAGGAATTGAAGAAAATGATCTTTGGAGCTCAACTGGTAATCAGGAAAAGTGTTTATGgaatgcaaagatattccctaTTCTTTCTTATTTTGAGATGCTAAGTGTGGCAACTTGGTTGATGGGCTTGAGTGATAAAAAATCTGAGGAGTTGCTTTTGTTGTGGAGAAGTTCATCTCGTGTCAGCTTGGAGGAGTTGCATAGATCaattgatttttcaaaaatGTGTACAGGTTCCATTAATCATCAAGCAGATCTTGCAGCTGCAGTCGCTAAATCTTGCATTAATTATGGCATGCTTGGATGCAACTTGTATCGTTTGTGTGAGGAAATTCTGCAAATGGAAAATGTAGGAGTCAAGATATGTAATGATTTTCTAGATCTTTGTCCCACACTCTTGGAGCAGAACAGTAAGATTCTTCCCAAAAGCCGTGCATACCAGGTTCAAGTTGATCTTCTTCGAGCATGCAGCAACGAAACAGCAGCATGTAAATTGGAGAACAAAGTTTGGTCTGCAGTTGCTGATGAAACTGCTTCAGCAGTAAAATATGGTTTCAAAG AACATCTCTCAGATGCCCCCATAAATATACCTCCTCCAGCTTGTAAGAACAATGATTTTAATGGCTCTGTGGATGATTTTTTCAATCCTAGAAGGGTGAAGGTTGAATTGCCAGTTCGTGTTGATTTTGTTGGGGGTTGGAGTGACACTCCTCCTTGGAGCTTGGAGCGTGCTGGTTGTGTCTTGAATATGGCAATAAGTTTGGAAGGTTCTCTTCCAATTGGCACCATCATAGagacaacaaaagctactggcGTCTTTGTAAGTGATGATGCTGGAAATGAGTTGCACATTGAAGACTTGACCTCAATTGCTACTCCATTTGACCACAGTGATCCATTTCGGCTTGTTAAATCTGCACTGCTTGTGACTGGCATAATTCATGAAAATGTTCTGGCATCAGTGGGCTTGAAGATTACAACTTGGGCCCATGTTCCTCGTGGCAGCGGCTTGGGGACTTCTAGCATCTTGGCAGCTGCTGTTGTGAAAGCACTTCTGCAGATTACTGACGGTGATGAAAGTAATGAAAATGTTGCACGACTTGTTCTGGTATTAGAACAGCTTATGGGGACAGGTGGTGGCTGGCAGGATCAAATTGGGGGTCTCTACCCTGGCATTAAGTTTACTGCAAGTTTTCCTGGAATTCCACTGCGACTACAAGTCATCCCACTTTTGGCTTCTCCTCCATTAGTTTCAGAGTTGCAGCAACGCTTGCTTGTGGTATTTACTGGTCAA GTTCGACTAGCACACCAAGTCTTGCAAAAGGTGGTAATCCGATACCTTCGAAGGGACAACCTTCTGGTATCCAGCATCAAGCGCCTCGCCGAACTGGCTAAGATCGGGAGAGAAGCTCTGATGAATTGCGACATAGATGATCTTGGGGACATAATGCTAGAGGCATGGAGGTTACATCAAGAACTCGACCCTTACTGCAGTAATGAGTTTGTCGATAGACTCTTTGAATTCGCACACCCCTATTGCTCCGGCTACAAGCTCGTCGGTGCCGGTGGTGGAGGATTTGCCTTGTTACTCGCCAAGGATGCCGAGCATGCTGAGAAACTGACACATTTGCTGGAAAAAGATTCGTACTTTAACGTCAAAGTATACAACTGGAACGTCTCCTTAGATAAGTAG